Proteins co-encoded in one Cyanobacteria bacterium QS_8_64_29 genomic window:
- the pyk gene encoding pyruvate kinase has protein sequence MQPSHLPHRTKIVATVGPSVLQPGVLRQLIQAGATTLRLNFSHGTHEDHQRSIRAIRQMAFELNQPVGILQDLQGPKIRLGEFESGRISLAPGDPFVLTSRPIVGNREIAYVSYNSLAEDVPEGATVLLDDGNVELAVEATYPARKEIHGRVVVGGELSDYKGVNFPNVSLSIRALTPKDRKDLMFGLDQGVDWVALSFVRNPQDVLEIKELISSAGKAVPVVAKIEKHEAIAQMEAVLSLCDGVMVARGDLGVELPPEEVPLLQKQLIETANRLGIPVITATQMLDSMVNNPRPTRAEVSDVANAILDGTDAVMLSNETAVGKHPVKAVTTMARVALRIERDNFPTREPTGADTTIPNAISEAVSRITKQLDAAAIMTLTKTGATARNVSKFRPYPPILAVTPHVTVARQLQLVWSVQPLLVLDLPSTGQTFQASIDAAQASGWLAEGDRVVMTAGTLQGVAGSTDLIKVEVVTAVLGQGTGVGQGRVSGRARVAHTIRELGSFQPGDILVTPATDAEFVEIIRQSAGIITEEGSLTSHAAVIGLRLGIPVIVGFSGATETIREGAILTLDVQRGLVYAGARSGKPTPESPAQLSVD, from the coding sequence ATGCAACCGTCCCACTTGCCCCACCGCACCAAGATTGTGGCGACCGTCGGCCCCTCTGTGCTGCAGCCGGGCGTGTTGCGCCAGCTCATTCAGGCGGGGGCGACCACGCTGCGGCTCAACTTCTCCCACGGCACGCACGAGGATCACCAGCGCAGCATTCGCGCGATCCGCCAAATGGCCTTCGAGCTCAACCAGCCCGTGGGCATCTTGCAGGACCTGCAGGGCCCCAAAATCCGCCTGGGCGAGTTCGAATCGGGGCGAATCTCGCTGGCCCCCGGCGACCCTTTCGTGCTGACGAGCCGGCCCATCGTGGGCAACCGTGAGATTGCCTACGTCAGCTACAACTCGCTGGCTGAGGACGTGCCCGAGGGGGCCACCGTCCTGCTCGATGACGGCAACGTCGAGCTGGCGGTCGAGGCAACCTATCCCGCGCGCAAAGAAATCCACGGCCGAGTGGTGGTGGGGGGCGAGCTCTCCGACTACAAGGGGGTCAACTTTCCCAACGTCTCGCTCTCCATCCGGGCGCTCACACCCAAAGACCGCAAGGATCTGATGTTCGGGCTGGATCAGGGCGTGGACTGGGTGGCGCTGAGCTTCGTGCGCAACCCGCAAGACGTGCTCGAGATTAAAGAGCTCATCTCCAGCGCCGGCAAGGCTGTTCCGGTGGTCGCCAAGATTGAAAAGCACGAGGCGATCGCGCAAATGGAGGCGGTGCTCTCGCTCTGCGACGGCGTTATGGTGGCGCGCGGCGACCTGGGTGTGGAGCTACCGCCCGAGGAAGTCCCCCTGCTGCAGAAGCAGCTGATCGAGACCGCCAACCGCTTGGGCATTCCGGTCATTACGGCCACCCAAATGCTGGACAGCATGGTGAACAACCCGCGGCCCACCCGGGCCGAGGTCTCGGATGTGGCCAACGCCATCCTGGATGGCACCGATGCGGTCATGCTCTCCAACGAGACGGCCGTGGGCAAGCATCCGGTCAAGGCCGTGACCACCATGGCGCGGGTCGCCCTGCGCATCGAGCGCGACAACTTCCCCACGCGCGAGCCCACCGGCGCCGACACCACCATTCCCAACGCCATCTCGGAGGCGGTCAGCCGCATTACCAAGCAGCTGGATGCGGCCGCCATCATGACGCTGACCAAGACCGGGGCGACTGCACGCAACGTCTCCAAGTTCCGCCCCTACCCGCCCATCCTGGCGGTTACCCCGCACGTGACCGTCGCGCGGCAGCTGCAGCTGGTGTGGAGCGTGCAGCCGCTGCTGGTGCTGGATCTGCCCTCAACCGGGCAGACCTTTCAAGCCTCAATTGACGCCGCCCAAGCTTCCGGCTGGTTGGCGGAAGGCGATCGCGTGGTCATGACGGCCGGCACGCTGCAAGGCGTGGCAGGCTCCACCGATTTGATCAAGGTTGAGGTGGTCACCGCCGTTTTGGGCCAGGGGACAGGTGTCGGCCAGGGCCGGGTCAGCGGTCGGGCGCGCGTGGCCCATACCATCCGCGAGCTGGGCAGCTTCCAACCGGGCGACATTCTGGTCACCCCCGCCACGGATGCCGAATTTGTCGAGATCATCCGCCAGTCGGCCGGCATCATCACCGAGGAAGGCAGCCTGACCAGCCATGCCGCGGTCATTGGCCTGCGGTTGGGCATTCCGGTCATTGTGGGCTTTAGCGGCGCGACCGAGACCATCCGCGAGGGGGCCATTCTCACCCTGGACGTGCAGCGCGGCTTGGTGTATGCCGGCGCCCGCTCGGGCAAGCCCACGCCCGAGTCCCCAGCGCAACTGTCGGTGGACTAG
- a CDS encoding TonB-dependent siderophore receptor has translation MRLGLELSKLGIASAVLAAAPQVAQAAPTAITGVQLNSSNGGVTVQLQAANGAQLETLKTRYGQTLAIDVINTQLQFAQGEGFSRQNPASGIVSVEVVQQYPNTVRVVLEGTDAIPEAEVSSGPQGLSVAASTQQVTAQAPDEQAAPEAEGEPAQQQGTAAEQQPQETIELIVTPTRTEEREQDVPRSVTVVDREEIERQSNLSRNVGDILGKTVPGFAAPTQAASTLGQTLRGRDFEVLIDGVPQSNNRDSFKDFATIDPSAIERIEVLRGPTAIYGGNAAGGVINIITRSPGDHPFSATTSLEFNGSTTNFDDSLGFTLEQTLTGNAGDLDYVFTGSFDSVGAFFDAKSDRIPGRLTSSDSLGNSRSTNLFGKLGADITNEQRVQFSVNLFNQRQDTDFVARSADNTPGKIAFAKEVEELDIEDKPGRDNVVLNLSYSHEDFLSGNLDAQVFYRDFENKVGVFDFNDPPKQTIAKNEQWGFRLDAETPLADNDKLNLVWGADYVNETNFQPRNVLEEVENNKFRNTGEQTVLAPRYNLESFGAFAQLDWEITDRLNLRGGVRHERIGVSFDSFETDFTRADNLGTQPGQDVSINDTVFNIGTTYDISDGLNFYAAFSQGFQIPDVGRGIREGVDELDLEPQVVDNYEVGLRGNWDSVQASISSFYTFSELGVRFSSRELESGRTIKTIKRDPKNTWGVEAKVDWQPAERWKLGGSFTWTQGRSDNNNNNGNFTKLPTSQIPPVKVTAYLENQTTPSWSNRFQVLSVGNRNVEADAAPVNSYVVLDYISNIQIGSGELTIGIENLSNNQYVTAPTQANAFPGFPQFRPAARGRRFSINYSINW, from the coding sequence ATGCGACTGGGACTGGAGCTCTCCAAACTGGGCATTGCCAGCGCCGTGCTGGCTGCCGCCCCGCAAGTGGCACAAGCAGCGCCAACTGCCATTACCGGCGTCCAGCTCAATAGCAGCAACGGCGGCGTGACCGTGCAACTACAAGCCGCTAATGGCGCGCAGCTAGAGACGCTCAAAACCCGCTACGGGCAAACGCTAGCAATTGATGTTATTAACACGCAGTTGCAGTTTGCTCAAGGGGAGGGCTTCAGCCGCCAGAACCCAGCTTCTGGCATTGTCTCGGTAGAGGTGGTGCAGCAGTACCCCAACACGGTGCGGGTAGTGCTAGAGGGCACCGATGCCATCCCTGAAGCTGAGGTTAGCTCCGGGCCGCAGGGGCTGAGCGTGGCGGCTTCCACCCAACAAGTCACGGCGCAGGCACCCGACGAGCAGGCGGCACCGGAAGCCGAGGGCGAACCTGCTCAGCAACAGGGGACGGCTGCGGAGCAGCAACCGCAGGAGACCATTGAGCTAATTGTCACGCCCACGCGCACGGAGGAGCGCGAGCAGGACGTACCGCGCTCCGTCACCGTCGTCGATCGCGAAGAGATCGAGCGGCAATCAAATTTATCGCGCAATGTCGGGGACATTCTGGGTAAGACAGTCCCCGGGTTTGCGGCGCCGACGCAAGCTGCCTCTACACTCGGCCAGACATTACGCGGTCGCGATTTTGAGGTCCTAATTGACGGCGTTCCGCAATCAAACAATCGCGATTCTTTTAAAGACTTTGCCACAATTGACCCTTCTGCCATCGAGCGCATTGAGGTTTTGCGCGGTCCCACAGCAATTTATGGTGGCAATGCTGCTGGTGGTGTCATCAACATCATTACGCGTTCGCCTGGCGATCACCCGTTTAGCGCAACGACAAGCCTTGAATTTAACGGCTCAACTACTAATTTCGACGACAGCCTGGGCTTTACCCTTGAGCAAACACTGACGGGCAACGCTGGCGATCTTGACTACGTTTTTACAGGATCTTTTGATTCAGTTGGTGCATTCTTTGATGCCAAAAGTGACCGGATACCTGGGCGTCTGACTAGTAGCGATTCTTTAGGTAACTCCCGGAGCACCAACCTGTTCGGCAAGCTAGGGGCAGACATTACTAACGAGCAGCGCGTCCAATTTAGCGTTAACTTATTCAACCAGCGACAAGATACTGACTTTGTTGCTCGCAGCGCAGACAATACGCCAGGGAAAATAGCTTTTGCCAAAGAGGTAGAAGAGCTCGATATTGAAGATAAGCCGGGCAGAGATAATGTAGTGCTCAATCTGAGTTATTCTCACGAGGATTTTTTAAGCGGCAACCTAGATGCGCAGGTTTTCTACCGCGACTTTGAAAATAAGGTCGGCGTTTTTGATTTTAACGATCCTCCTAAACAAACCATTGCAAAGAACGAACAATGGGGCTTCCGCCTGGATGCAGAAACGCCGCTCGCAGACAACGATAAGCTCAACCTGGTCTGGGGAGCAGACTACGTCAACGAAACCAACTTTCAACCCAGAAACGTTCTGGAAGAAGTTGAAAATAATAAGTTCCGCAACACTGGCGAACAAACGGTACTGGCCCCACGCTATAATCTTGAATCTTTCGGTGCATTTGCTCAGCTTGATTGGGAAATAACCGATCGCTTGAACTTGCGCGGCGGGGTACGCCACGAGCGAATTGGCGTTAGCTTCGATAGTTTTGAGACCGACTTCACCAGAGCAGACAATTTAGGCACTCAACCGGGACAGGATGTCAGTATTAATGACACAGTCTTTAACATCGGCACAACCTATGACATTTCCGATGGCTTGAACTTCTACGCTGCTTTCTCGCAAGGATTTCAAATTCCGGACGTTGGTCGCGGTATCCGCGAGGGGGTTGATGAACTCGATCTGGAGCCGCAAGTGGTTGATAACTACGAAGTGGGACTGCGCGGCAACTGGGATTCGGTCCAGGCCTCAATATCGAGCTTCTATACCTTTTCCGAGCTGGGAGTTAGGTTTAGCTCGCGAGAGTTAGAGTCGGGCCGAACGATTAAGACAATTAAGCGCGACCCCAAAAATACCTGGGGGGTAGAGGCCAAAGTAGATTGGCAACCGGCCGAGCGTTGGAAGCTTGGCGGGTCTTTTACGTGGACTCAGGGACGTTCGGACAACAACAACAACAATGGTAATTTTACTAAGTTGCCTACCAGTCAAATCCCACCTGTCAAGGTGACTGCTTATTTGGAGAACCAGACCACGCCTAGTTGGAGCAACCGCTTTCAAGTTCTGTCTGTCGGGAACCGCAATGTTGAAGCTGATGCTGCTCCAGTCAATAGCTATGTAGTTTTAGACTACATAAGCAACATTCAGATCGGGTCCGGGGAACTCACAATTGGAATTGAAAACCTTTCGAACAACCAATACGTGACTGCCCCCACCCAGGCAAATGCTTTCCCTGGGTTCCCCCAATTTAGGCCGGCTGCACGCGGCCGGCGGTTTAGCATCAACTATTCGATCAACTGGTAA
- a CDS encoding cupin — protein sequence MKGLTPLLAPYSLETFLAQYWGQQGLKLEAPDRTRFQHLFGWAQLNELLNYHDKPHPHFRLASDKKVLDASANDDFLKHCRNGATLIIDGVHKKIPAIAELASAVQYELGLGHSAQVNAYCSWSGKQGFDRHYDTHEVFILQIEGSKEWFVFDDTVGHPLAGSQTLPEQAPQGEPYIHTTLEPGDLLHIPRGHWHYALAQQEPSIHLTLGVRCHTGVDLVDWLKQELQQEPAWRQNLPPGTTELDSATLARYVDELAERLKARLASPTLSSEYADYLASQQSPFCNYSVPYQVGFGLDQIGPETVFNRPRYQRTFVTFLPEQGKHKIRCGRSEIKLKGVPRTFLDSVLGSDRFSGQDAWNWLPDYDWASEVQPLLAYLVREGVIAIERLGVSPSSDGAPAQALASQASQE from the coding sequence ATGAAAGGACTCACCCCGTTACTTGCCCCGTACTCGCTCGAGACCTTTTTGGCGCAATACTGGGGCCAGCAAGGCCTCAAGTTAGAAGCCCCGGATCGCACCCGCTTCCAGCACCTGTTTGGTTGGGCGCAGCTCAACGAGCTACTCAACTACCACGACAAACCCCATCCGCACTTTCGCCTGGCCTCGGACAAGAAGGTGCTGGATGCTTCAGCCAACGACGACTTCCTCAAGCACTGCCGCAATGGGGCGACCCTCATCATCGACGGCGTCCACAAAAAAATCCCCGCCATTGCCGAGCTTGCCTCGGCCGTGCAGTACGAGCTGGGTTTGGGCCACAGCGCCCAAGTCAACGCCTACTGCTCCTGGTCTGGCAAGCAGGGCTTCGATCGCCACTACGACACCCACGAAGTCTTTATCTTGCAAATTGAAGGCAGCAAGGAGTGGTTCGTTTTTGACGATACAGTGGGCCACCCACTTGCTGGGAGCCAGACTCTCCCAGAGCAAGCCCCGCAAGGCGAGCCCTACATCCACACCACGCTGGAGCCGGGGGACTTGCTCCACATTCCGCGCGGCCACTGGCACTATGCCCTAGCCCAACAGGAGCCTTCCATTCACTTGACCCTGGGCGTGCGCTGCCACACCGGCGTTGACTTGGTGGACTGGCTCAAGCAAGAGCTACAGCAAGAGCCAGCTTGGCGCCAAAACCTGCCCCCTGGTACGACCGAGCTAGATTCCGCCACGCTGGCGCGCTACGTGGACGAGCTCGCCGAGCGGCTGAAAGCGCGCCTCGCCAGCCCCACCCTCAGCAGCGAGTATGCCGACTACCTGGCCAGCCAGCAGTCGCCATTTTGCAACTACTCGGTGCCTTACCAAGTGGGCTTTGGGCTGGACCAAATTGGGCCAGAGACAGTCTTTAACCGCCCGCGCTACCAGCGCACGTTTGTCACCTTTTTGCCCGAGCAAGGCAAGCACAAGATCCGCTGCGGTCGCAGCGAGATTAAGCTCAAAGGCGTGCCGCGCACGTTCCTAGATAGCGTCTTGGGTAGCGATCGCTTTAGCGGCCAAGACGCCTGGAACTGGCTGCCGGACTACGACTGGGCCAGCGAAGTGCAACCGCTGCTGGCATACTTAGTCCGTGAGGGGGTTATTGCCATCGAGCGCCTGGGGGTGTCCCCAAGCTCGGACGGCGCCCCCGCGCAAGCCCTGGCCTCGCAAGCCTCGCAGGAGTGA
- a CDS encoding MFS transporter: MRTFVIIWLGQLVSTVGSQMTGFAVGIWVWERTGSVTALAGLGLASQLPRIALSLYAGVLADRYSRQGLIILSDCVAAASTVALGALFWAQALQLWHLYLVWALNSGFSLLQNLSYSASVAMLVPQAQYARAASMNSVFHYGSATVAPAIAGVLYPLVGLAGILAIDWVSFGVAIATLATQRIPQPERTDSPPAGSESVWQRFGFGFRYLRGHGGLAALLAATSLFWLAHDLGGALLRPLVLARTDSDATVLGWVYSAAGVAGVLSAAIISTRGAPQRKLNGLFGGMMGTGVCKTVFGLAQTPLVWIPAQFGSSLNFPLMRSTNDTIWLNEVDLAVQGRVFSVRSLSRQVVGALGLGIAGPLADYAFKPAMQADGWLAPLLGDFFGTGEGAGIALLYVLSSLCLLLVGIGSQLAWRQWHAVRGWDALGKY, encoded by the coding sequence ATGCGCACCTTTGTCATTATCTGGTTGGGGCAGCTGGTCTCGACCGTTGGCAGCCAGATGACCGGCTTTGCCGTGGGCATTTGGGTCTGGGAGCGCACGGGCTCGGTCACGGCGCTGGCCGGGTTGGGGCTGGCCTCGCAGCTGCCGCGCATTGCGCTCAGCCTCTATGCCGGGGTACTGGCGGATCGCTACTCCCGCCAGGGGCTCATCATCCTGAGCGATTGCGTTGCAGCCGCTTCAACCGTTGCGCTGGGGGCGCTGTTCTGGGCGCAAGCGCTGCAACTCTGGCACCTCTACCTGGTGTGGGCCCTCAACAGCGGCTTTAGCCTGCTCCAGAACCTGTCCTACTCGGCCTCAGTGGCCATGCTGGTGCCGCAAGCGCAGTACGCGCGGGCCGCCAGCATGAACTCGGTGTTTCACTACGGCTCCGCCACTGTGGCGCCCGCCATTGCGGGGGTGCTCTATCCGCTAGTGGGGCTAGCGGGGATTTTGGCGATCGATTGGGTCAGCTTTGGCGTCGCGATCGCCACACTGGCCACCCAGCGCATCCCTCAACCCGAGCGTACAGACTCCCCACCAGCGGGGAGTGAAAGCGTATGGCAGCGCTTTGGGTTTGGCTTTCGTTACCTGCGCGGGCACGGCGGGCTGGCGGCATTGTTGGCAGCAACCTCGCTGTTTTGGCTAGCGCACGATCTGGGCGGTGCCCTGCTGCGCCCGCTGGTTTTGGCCCGCACGGACAGCGATGCCACCGTGCTGGGCTGGGTCTATTCGGCTGCGGGGGTAGCCGGCGTGCTGAGTGCCGCCATTATTAGCACCAGGGGGGCGCCGCAGCGCAAGCTCAACGGCCTGTTTGGGGGCATGATGGGGACCGGCGTTTGCAAAACGGTCTTTGGCTTGGCCCAAACGCCCTTGGTTTGGATTCCGGCCCAGTTTGGCTCCTCGCTCAATTTTCCGCTCATGCGAAGCACTAACGACACTATTTGGCTCAACGAAGTTGACCTGGCCGTTCAAGGCCGGGTGTTTTCGGTGCGATCGCTATCGCGGCAGGTTGTTGGGGCGCTGGGGTTGGGCATTGCCGGACCGCTGGCCGACTACGCTTTTAAACCTGCCATGCAAGCGGACGGCTGGCTAGCGCCATTGCTGGGCGATTTTTTTGGCACGGGCGAGGGCGCCGGGATTGCGCTGCTGTACGTATTGAGCTCGCTCTGCCTACTGTTAGTGGGAATAGG
- a CDS encoding GNAT family N-acetyltransferase gives MVAATVRPPQLHELEAMYRQRWQVLRQPLGMPPGSERDARDHEADHLVAVVGDRIVGSARLSPLSAQVGGIAYVAVSPEFSRQGIGTQLMQALIERGRQAGFQRLEAKVRLPVLAFYQKLGFRETSERFAFLGIPHVWMALDLD, from the coding sequence ATGGTGGCTGCAACCGTTCGCCCGCCCCAGCTCCACGAGTTGGAGGCCATGTACCGCCAGCGCTGGCAGGTGCTGCGGCAGCCGCTGGGCATGCCGCCCGGCAGCGAGCGGGATGCCCGCGATCACGAAGCCGACCACCTCGTTGCCGTGGTGGGCGATCGCATTGTGGGCTCGGCGCGGTTGAGTCCCCTGTCCGCCCAGGTGGGCGGCATTGCATACGTGGCCGTTTCGCCCGAGTTTAGCCGGCAGGGCATTGGTACGCAGCTCATGCAGGCGCTAATCGAGCGGGGGCGGCAGGCAGGCTTTCAGCGCCTAGAGGCTAAGGTGCGCCTCCCGGTGCTCGCGTTTTATCAAAAACTGGGCTTTCGCGAGACTAGCGAGCGGTTTGCGTTTTTGGGCATCCCGCACGTCTGGATGGCGCTGGATTTGGATTAG
- a CDS encoding sucrase ferredoxin yields the protein MTDAFACADACREAGESPIGMAATHERYVLVECPPPWPYQAPQAKPVPDALRALIDELKGTVRFLFVHSEAHKQPGASRVLFLRRPAGRARVYHKSEATVRDLSEVAPLVRAYLAGESLPQLQDSQATRDILVCTHGTHDKCCGRYGNPFYQQACQIAADRQDVRLWQSSHFGGHRFAPTAIDFPDGRHYGFLDGEAFAAILARSGDIRYLDRVYRGWGLLPGPLQFLEKELALRHGWDWFGYAVAGWVLSQNADGSHQTLELAYEAPDGTLSGYRAEAVLDESQTVCIYGACNHEAPSRFPKFAIRNCTAVQPASAAT from the coding sequence ATGACCGACGCCTTTGCCTGTGCCGACGCCTGCCGCGAAGCGGGCGAGTCCCCCATTGGCATGGCCGCCACTCACGAGCGCTACGTGCTGGTCGAGTGCCCGCCGCCCTGGCCCTACCAGGCGCCCCAGGCCAAGCCGGTACCAGACGCGTTGCGGGCGCTAATCGACGAGCTTAAGGGCACGGTCCGGTTTCTGTTCGTCCATAGCGAGGCCCACAAGCAGCCGGGCGCCAGCCGGGTGCTGTTTTTGCGCCGGCCGGCAGGCCGCGCGCGCGTCTACCACAAATCCGAGGCAACGGTGCGGGACTTGAGCGAGGTTGCCCCGCTGGTGCGCGCCTACCTGGCCGGGGAATCGCTGCCGCAGCTGCAGGATTCGCAGGCCACCCGTGACATTCTGGTCTGCACGCACGGCACCCATGACAAGTGCTGCGGCCGCTACGGCAACCCCTTTTACCAGCAGGCCTGCCAGATTGCTGCCGACCGTCAAGACGTGCGGCTCTGGCAGAGCAGCCACTTTGGCGGGCATCGCTTCGCGCCCACCGCCATTGACTTCCCCGATGGACGCCACTACGGCTTTCTAGACGGTGAGGCATTTGCCGCCATTCTGGCGCGCAGCGGCGACATCCGCTACCTGGACCGCGTTTACCGCGGTTGGGGCTTGCTGCCCGGCCCTCTGCAGTTTCTAGAGAAAGAGCTGGCGCTCAGGCACGGTTGGGACTGGTTCGGTTACGCCGTCGCCGGCTGGGTGCTGTCGCAAAACGCGGATGGCAGCCACCAAACCCTAGAACTAGCGTACGAAGCGCCCGATGGCACATTGAGCGGCTATCGCGCCGAGGCCGTTCTGGATGAGAGCCAGACCGTCTGCATCTATGGCGCTTGCAACCACGAGGCCCCCTCGCGCTTTCCCAAATTCGCCATCCGTAACTGCACGGCCGTTCAGCCCGCCTCGGCGGCAACCTAA
- a CDS encoding iron-siderophore ABC transporter substrate-binding protein — protein MLVFVACSGTDESQDASSSSQGTRTIEHAMGTAEVPQNPERMVVLDYGALENILALGVQPVGVPLNSNLDRQPELIRQRLQGDPETFRPGQPNLERLLQLEPDLILGSKPWIGQHYERLSQIAPTVVTETNNMKWQANLKFHGRMLGRSERAQQLLDEYQQRLVQFRQQRDAGGELEVSVGRIFPDRVRLYLKDSFSGNILQKAGLKRPTAQDKDTYSQKISKEQFQMLDGDVMFAIVVGQEARATLDQFRQDALWSQLSVVQSERVYPVPGYWVGSSILAANQVVDDLERHLLDG, from the coding sequence ATGCTGGTGTTTGTGGCCTGCAGCGGGACTGACGAGTCCCAGGATGCCTCCAGCTCGTCTCAGGGGACGCGCACTATCGAGCACGCCATGGGGACTGCCGAGGTGCCTCAAAACCCCGAGCGCATGGTGGTTCTGGATTACGGGGCTTTGGAGAACATCCTGGCCCTCGGTGTGCAGCCGGTAGGCGTCCCGCTCAACAGCAACCTCGACCGGCAGCCCGAGCTCATCCGGCAGCGCTTGCAGGGTGACCCTGAAACGTTCCGGCCCGGCCAGCCCAATCTGGAACGCTTGCTGCAGTTGGAACCGGACCTAATCTTGGGCAGCAAGCCTTGGATCGGCCAACACTACGAGCGCCTCTCCCAGATTGCCCCCACCGTGGTTACTGAGACCAATAACATGAAGTGGCAGGCCAATCTCAAGTTTCACGGCCGCATGCTAGGGCGCTCTGAGCGAGCCCAACAGCTGCTCGACGAGTACCAGCAGCGCTTAGTGCAGTTCCGCCAGCAGCGCGATGCCGGGGGCGAACTAGAAGTATCGGTAGGGCGAATCTTCCCAGACCGCGTCCGGCTCTACCTCAAGGACTCATTTAGCGGCAACATCTTGCAAAAAGCTGGCCTCAAGCGGCCAACGGCGCAAGATAAAGACACCTACAGCCAAAAAATTAGCAAGGAGCAGTTCCAAATGCTGGATGGCGATGTCATGTTCGCCATTGTGGTGGGGCAAGAGGCTCGGGCAACGCTCGACCAATTCCGGCAAGACGCGCTCTGGTCGCAGCTCTCGGTAGTTCAGAGCGAGCGAGTTTATCCCGTTCCCGGTTATTGGGTAGGCTCCAGCATCCTAGCCGCCAACCAGGTCGTGGATGATCTGGAGCGCCACCTGCTCGATGGCTAG